From one Nocardioides yefusunii genomic stretch:
- a CDS encoding GNAT family N-acetyltransferase — protein MSGAAVSGVRLVSPADVDEVLVGLVALEAELFDDAWDADALRDLVAGYGRRLHVVGGRAPQGPVSGYVLTQTLGDFVDLLRIGVVPAARRGGVALALHHAAAADARTEGAERVLLEVSEANTGARAFYTRLGYVEIDRRPGYYRDGSDALVLELPLDENDTYDETRMPAGEGDLTHE, from the coding sequence GTGAGCGGCGCTGCTGTGTCCGGCGTGCGGCTGGTTTCTCCGGCCGACGTCGACGAGGTCCTGGTGGGGCTCGTCGCGCTCGAGGCTGAGCTGTTCGACGACGCCTGGGACGCCGACGCACTGCGTGACCTGGTGGCCGGCTACGGCCGCCGCCTGCACGTCGTGGGCGGCCGTGCACCCCAGGGCCCGGTGTCCGGCTACGTCCTCACCCAGACCTTGGGCGACTTCGTCGACCTGCTCCGGATCGGCGTCGTCCCCGCGGCACGACGTGGGGGAGTGGCGCTGGCTCTGCACCACGCCGCCGCCGCGGACGCCCGCACCGAGGGCGCCGAACGCGTGCTGCTCGAGGTCAGCGAGGCCAACACCGGCGCCCGCGCCTTCTACACCCGTCTCGGGTACGTCGAGATCGACCGACGTCCCGGCTACTACCGCGACGGCTCGGACGCACTCGTCCTGGAGTTGCCGCTCGACGAGAACGACACGTACGACGAGACCCGCATGCCCGCGGGCGAGGGAGACTTGACCCATGAGTGA
- the groES gene encoding co-chaperone GroES, with translation MSVNIKPLEDRIVVKALEAEQTTASGLVIPDTAKEKPQEGEVVAVGPGRFNESGTERIPLDVALGDKVIFSKYGGTEVKYAGQEFLILSARDILAIVS, from the coding sequence GTGTCGGTCAACATCAAGCCCCTCGAGGACCGGATCGTCGTCAAGGCCCTGGAGGCCGAGCAGACCACGGCTTCCGGCCTGGTCATCCCGGACACCGCCAAGGAGAAGCCGCAGGAGGGCGAGGTCGTCGCCGTCGGTCCCGGCCGCTTCAACGAGTCCGGCACCGAGCGCATTCCGCTCGACGTCGCGCTGGGTGACAAGGTCATCTTCAGCAAGTACGGCGGCACCGAGGTCAAGTACGCCGGCCAGGAGTTCCTCATCCTGTCCGCTCGCGACATCCTCGCGATCGTTTCCTGA
- the tsaD gene encoding tRNA (adenosine(37)-N6)-threonylcarbamoyltransferase complex transferase subunit TsaD produces MSDVLAPGEVRTDGPLVLGIETSCDETGIGIVRGHTLLADAVATSVEEHVRFGGVVPEVASRAHLEAMVPTIERACETAGIKLADVDAISVTSGPGLAGALLVGVAAAKSLAWSLGKPIYGVNHLAAHVAVDQLQHGALPEPALAMLVSGGHSSLLKVTDITLGVDPMGATIDDAAGEAFDKVARLLGLGFPGGPVIDRTAQSGNSVAIQFPRGLTAKRDLERHRYDFSFSGLKTAVARWVEAKQRAGEHVDVADVAASFQEAVCDVLVRKALDAAVTEGIEHIVIGGGVASNTRLRAMATERAAAKGITVRVPRPGLCTDNGAMVAALGAEMVARGRTPSLLDLPADSSQPVTQVLA; encoded by the coding sequence ATGAGTGACGTACTGGCCCCCGGAGAGGTCCGCACCGACGGACCGCTGGTCCTCGGCATCGAGACCTCCTGCGACGAGACCGGCATCGGCATCGTCCGTGGTCACACGCTGCTGGCCGACGCGGTCGCGACCAGCGTCGAGGAGCACGTCCGCTTCGGTGGCGTCGTCCCCGAAGTCGCGAGCCGTGCCCACCTGGAGGCGATGGTTCCCACGATCGAGCGTGCCTGCGAGACCGCCGGGATCAAGCTCGCCGACGTCGACGCGATCTCGGTGACGTCGGGTCCCGGCCTGGCCGGTGCGCTGCTCGTCGGCGTCGCGGCCGCGAAGTCGCTGGCCTGGAGCCTCGGCAAGCCGATCTACGGCGTCAACCACCTCGCCGCGCACGTCGCCGTCGACCAGCTCCAGCACGGCGCGTTGCCGGAGCCGGCCCTGGCGATGCTGGTCTCGGGTGGCCACTCCAGCCTGCTCAAGGTCACTGACATCACCCTCGGCGTCGACCCGATGGGTGCCACCATCGACGACGCCGCCGGCGAGGCGTTCGACAAGGTCGCGCGCCTGCTCGGCCTCGGTTTCCCCGGTGGCCCGGTGATCGACCGCACCGCGCAGTCCGGCAACAGCGTCGCGATCCAGTTCCCGCGTGGCCTCACCGCCAAGCGCGACCTGGAGCGTCACCGTTACGACTTCTCGTTCTCCGGCCTCAAGACCGCCGTGGCCCGCTGGGTCGAGGCGAAGCAGCGCGCCGGTGAGCACGTCGACGTCGCCGACGTGGCCGCGTCGTTCCAGGAGGCCGTGTGTGACGTCTTGGTCCGCAAGGCGCTCGACGCCGCGGTCACCGAGGGCATCGAGCACATCGTGATCGGGGGCGGAGTCGCCTCCAACACGCGTCTGCGGGCGATGGCCACCGAACGCGCCGCCGCGAAGGGCATCACCGTCCGTGTCCCGCGTCCGGGCCTGTGCACCGACAACGGCGCGATGGTCGCCGCGCTCGGCGCCGAGATGGTCGCGCGTGGTCGCACGCCTTCCCTGCTCGATCTGCCGGCCGACTCCTCGCAGCCGGTGACGCAGGTCCTGGCCTGA
- the tsaB gene encoding tRNA (adenosine(37)-N6)-threonylcarbamoyltransferase complex dimerization subunit type 1 TsaB: MLIAFDTATPLVTVALHDGTSVVAERSSERPMKHGEHLQPMIDEVVREAGLTPADLTAIAVGAGPGPFTGLRVGLVAARTMGFALDIPVYAVCSLDVLAIEAFDSGVVEGDFLVATDARRKEVYVASYSAGVRVDGPAVLKPADAATTLPVVGEGAHLYPEAFPNAVGPLMPSAGWLARAVAGERAELLDPDPLYLRRPDAVVSPKATRSLL, translated from the coding sequence ATGCTCATCGCCTTCGACACCGCGACCCCGCTGGTCACGGTCGCACTGCACGACGGCACCTCGGTGGTCGCCGAACGCTCCTCCGAACGCCCCATGAAGCACGGCGAACACCTGCAGCCGATGATCGACGAGGTGGTCCGCGAGGCCGGTCTGACCCCGGCCGACCTGACCGCGATCGCCGTCGGTGCCGGGCCCGGACCGTTCACCGGCCTCCGGGTCGGTCTGGTCGCGGCCCGCACGATGGGCTTCGCCCTCGACATCCCGGTCTACGCGGTCTGCTCCCTCGACGTCCTCGCGATCGAGGCCTTCGACTCCGGCGTCGTGGAGGGTGACTTCCTGGTCGCCACCGACGCACGGCGCAAGGAGGTCTACGTGGCCTCCTACTCCGCCGGCGTCCGCGTCGACGGCCCTGCCGTCCTGAAGCCTGCCGACGCCGCGACCACGCTGCCCGTGGTCGGTGAGGGCGCGCACCTGTACCCCGAGGCGTTCCCGAACGCCGTGGGTCCGCTGATGCCCTCAGCCGGTTGGTTGGCCCGCGCGGTCGCCGGTGAGCGTGCTGAACTGCTCGACCCCGACCCGCTCTACCTGCGTCGTCCTGACGCCGTGGTGTCGCCCAAGGCGACGCGCTCGCTGCTGTGA
- a CDS encoding class I SAM-dependent methyltransferase gives MCLVELETFAWLLTDDGQRLLETAAHALADASGDALAANAAVRKVEPDPERSAAAMTQVSLRVKGVAKFGEDALKMYFTPDGLEQATRWRVAAHRAGRLAAAQPSSVIDLGCSIGGDLIATARAGMTAAGVDLDPIRVAVARANLDALGLEGAVQVADGTGLDLSGFGTAFADPARRGARGRVFDENGWTPPWPFVQDLLAERRAATAVVKVAPGIGHDLVPDGVEAEWVSEDGEVKEAALWSPRLATASRRATVISSAGGLATLTEEDDPYQGEPRPVREVGRWLYEPDGAVIRAGLVTAVAAMTEGGLLDEHIAYVTSDAGFAGPFMKSYEVMDELPYREKQLKAALAERNVGRLTIKKRGVDVVPEQLRKRLQLKGSEEATIVVTRIAGVGRVLLVRPA, from the coding sequence ATGTGCCTCGTGGAACTCGAGACCTTCGCCTGGCTGCTCACCGACGACGGGCAGCGCCTGCTGGAGACGGCAGCGCACGCCCTCGCCGACGCGAGCGGGGACGCTCTGGCCGCGAACGCCGCGGTCCGCAAGGTCGAGCCCGACCCCGAGCGCTCCGCCGCCGCCATGACCCAGGTGTCCCTGCGAGTGAAGGGCGTCGCGAAGTTCGGCGAGGACGCCCTGAAGATGTACTTCACCCCTGACGGCCTCGAGCAGGCCACGCGCTGGCGGGTCGCGGCCCATCGCGCCGGGCGTCTGGCCGCTGCTCAGCCCTCCAGCGTCATCGACCTGGGCTGCTCGATCGGTGGCGACCTGATCGCGACCGCCCGTGCCGGGATGACCGCGGCCGGCGTCGACCTCGACCCGATTCGCGTGGCCGTGGCCCGCGCCAATCTCGACGCTCTGGGACTGGAAGGTGCCGTCCAGGTCGCCGACGGCACGGGCCTGGACCTGTCTGGCTTCGGCACTGCGTTCGCCGATCCGGCCCGCCGAGGCGCCCGAGGACGCGTCTTCGACGAGAACGGCTGGACCCCGCCGTGGCCGTTCGTCCAGGACCTGCTGGCCGAGCGTCGGGCTGCGACCGCTGTCGTGAAGGTCGCCCCCGGCATCGGCCACGACCTCGTGCCCGACGGCGTCGAGGCCGAGTGGGTCTCCGAGGACGGCGAGGTGAAGGAGGCCGCCCTGTGGTCGCCGCGTCTGGCCACCGCTTCCCGTCGCGCCACCGTCATCTCCTCCGCCGGCGGACTCGCCACCCTGACCGAGGAGGACGACCCCTACCAGGGCGAACCGCGTCCGGTCCGCGAGGTCGGCCGCTGGCTCTACGAGCCCGACGGCGCCGTGATCCGCGCCGGACTCGTCACCGCCGTGGCCGCGATGACCGAGGGCGGACTGCTCGACGAACACATCGCCTACGTGACCTCCGATGCCGGTTTCGCGGGCCCGTTCATGAAGTCCTACGAGGTCATGGACGAACTCCCCTACCGGGAGAAGCAGCTCAAGGCCGCCCTGGCCGAACGCAACGTCGGACGCCTGACGATCAAGAAGCGCGGCGTCGACGTCGTGCCGGAGCAGTTGCGCAAGCGCCTTCAGCTCAAGGGCTCCGAGGAGGCGACGATCGTCGTCACTCGGATCGCCGGCGTGGGTCGCGTGCTGCTGGTCCGCCCGGCCTGA
- the groL gene encoding chaperonin GroEL (60 kDa chaperone family; promotes refolding of misfolded polypeptides especially under stressful conditions; forms two stacked rings of heptamers to form a barrel-shaped 14mer; ends can be capped by GroES; misfolded proteins enter the barrel where they are refolded when GroES binds), with protein sequence MPKILEFDENARRSLERGVDALANAVKVTLGPKGRYVVLDKAWGAPTITNDGVSVAREIELDNPFENLGAQLTKEVATKTNDVAGDGTTTATVLAQAMVHEGLKAVAAGVNPMGLKRGMDLAAAAVGEELRKAAREVETREDMANVATISSRDSQIGEILAEAFDKVGKDGVITVDESNTMGTELEFTEGMQFDKGYISQYFVTDPERMEAVLDDAYVLLVQGKVSSVAELVPVLEKVMATGKPLFILAEDVDGEALSTLVMNKIRGTFNSVAVKAPAFGDRRKSIMQDIAILTGGQVVAAEVGLKLDTIGLEDLGRAQRIVVTKDNTTIVDGGGVAADVEARVAQIKNEIEATDSEWDREKLQERLAKLAGGVCVIKVGAATEVELKEKKHRIEDAVSATRAAIEEGIVAGGGSAIIHAVEVLEGDLGLTGDEAVGVRIVRKAADEPLRWIAENGGENGYVVTTKVREGGKTEGKEFGYNAATETYGNLVAQGVLDPVKVTRSALVNATSIAAMLLTTETLIVEKPADSDEAPAAGGHGHGHGH encoded by the coding sequence ATGCCCAAGATTCTTGAGTTCGACGAGAACGCCCGCCGCTCCCTCGAGCGCGGCGTCGACGCGCTCGCCAACGCCGTCAAGGTGACGCTCGGTCCCAAGGGCCGTTACGTCGTCCTCGACAAGGCGTGGGGCGCACCCACCATCACCAACGACGGCGTCTCCGTGGCCCGCGAGATCGAGCTCGACAACCCGTTCGAGAACCTCGGTGCGCAGCTCACCAAGGAGGTCGCCACCAAGACCAACGACGTCGCCGGTGACGGAACCACCACCGCGACCGTCCTGGCCCAGGCCATGGTCCACGAGGGCCTCAAGGCCGTCGCCGCCGGCGTGAACCCGATGGGTCTCAAGCGCGGCATGGACCTCGCTGCGGCTGCCGTCGGCGAGGAGCTCCGCAAGGCCGCCCGTGAGGTCGAGACCCGCGAGGACATGGCGAACGTCGCCACGATCTCCTCGCGTGACTCCCAGATCGGCGAGATCCTGGCCGAGGCGTTCGACAAGGTCGGCAAGGACGGCGTCATCACCGTCGACGAGTCCAACACCATGGGCACCGAGCTCGAGTTCACCGAGGGCATGCAGTTCGACAAGGGCTACATCTCCCAGTACTTCGTCACCGACCCCGAGCGCATGGAGGCCGTCCTCGACGACGCCTACGTGCTCCTGGTCCAGGGCAAGGTCTCCTCGGTCGCCGAGCTCGTCCCGGTGCTGGAGAAGGTCATGGCGACCGGCAAGCCGCTCTTCATCCTCGCCGAGGACGTCGACGGCGAGGCGCTCTCCACCCTCGTCATGAACAAGATCCGCGGCACCTTCAACTCGGTCGCCGTCAAGGCTCCCGCGTTCGGTGACCGTCGCAAGTCGATCATGCAGGACATCGCGATCCTCACCGGTGGCCAGGTCGTCGCCGCCGAGGTCGGCCTCAAGCTCGACACCATCGGTCTCGAGGACCTCGGTCGCGCCCAGCGCATCGTCGTCACCAAGGACAACACCACCATCGTCGACGGCGGCGGCGTTGCTGCTGACGTCGAGGCCCGCGTCGCCCAGATCAAGAACGAGATCGAGGCGACCGACTCCGAGTGGGACCGCGAGAAGCTCCAGGAGCGTCTCGCCAAGCTCGCCGGCGGCGTCTGCGTGATCAAGGTCGGCGCTGCCACTGAGGTGGAGCTCAAGGAGAAGAAGCACCGCATCGAGGACGCCGTCTCCGCGACCCGCGCCGCGATCGAGGAGGGCATCGTCGCCGGCGGTGGCTCCGCGATCATCCACGCCGTCGAGGTGCTCGAGGGCGACCTCGGCCTCACCGGTGACGAGGCCGTCGGTGTCCGCATCGTCCGCAAGGCTGCCGACGAGCCGCTGCGCTGGATCGCCGAGAACGGTGGCGAGAACGGCTACGTCGTGACCACCAAGGTCCGCGAGGGCGGCAAGACCGAGGGCAAGGAGTTCGGCTACAACGCCGCGACCGAGACCTACGGCAACCTCGTCGCCCAGGGTGTCCTCGACCCGGTCAAGGTGACCCGTTCGGCTCTCGTGAACGCGACCTCCATCGCCGCGATGCTGCTGACCACCGAGACGCTCATCGTCGAGAAGCCCGCCGACTCCGACGAGGCCCCCGCCGCTGGCGGTCACGGCCACGGTCACGGTCACTGA